One Jeotgalicoccus saudimassiliensis DNA window includes the following coding sequences:
- a CDS encoding MFS transporter, whose protein sequence is MSATRSRIWTRDFIIIVIANFFIFTSFQMTLPTLPLYVQEIGSNETWVGIIVGIFTFSALLIRPFGGKLLDTTGRAPVFLIGLLILVLSLYSLAISTTILILVVVRIVQGVGWGLSNTASGTIASDLVPKDRRGEGLGFFGLSGNLALAIGPALGLFLVNHIEFSTLFIICGTLTMIALVLALNVRYVKPEPLTDSEMKEDAASRTRFNFIEKRALPASALLFFITFTFGGIATFLPAYTFQQGFAPHYIQIYFVLYALALVTTRFFAGRIYDRRGLTIVFIPGILLIILGLTLLAMLKSPVYLFAGAILYGLGFGTAQPALQATAINTTPLRKRGMANATYFSAFDLGVGLGAITFGLVAEYADYSSIYWISAASGVMSLLLFFILKSTKKII, encoded by the coding sequence ATGTCTGCCACAAGGTCCAGAATATGGACAAGGGATTTTATCATTATCGTCATCGCCAACTTTTTTATTTTCACGTCGTTTCAGATGACGCTGCCGACGCTGCCGTTATACGTGCAGGAAATCGGTTCAAATGAAACGTGGGTCGGAATTATCGTCGGGATATTTACATTCTCGGCACTGTTAATCCGGCCGTTTGGCGGTAAGCTTCTCGATACGACAGGACGGGCGCCGGTATTTCTTATCGGCCTTTTGATTCTCGTGCTGTCTCTTTACTCACTCGCAATCAGTACGACAATACTCATTCTTGTTGTCGTCAGAATTGTGCAGGGAGTCGGCTGGGGACTGTCGAACACAGCATCCGGTACAATCGCGTCAGACCTCGTTCCAAAAGACCGGCGCGGGGAAGGTCTCGGATTTTTCGGGCTGAGCGGTAATCTCGCACTCGCAATCGGTCCGGCACTCGGACTGTTTTTAGTGAACCATATTGAGTTTTCTACACTGTTTATCATCTGCGGGACACTCACAATGATTGCACTCGTACTCGCATTGAACGTGCGCTACGTTAAACCGGAGCCGCTGACGGATTCTGAAATGAAGGAAGATGCCGCGTCCCGGACGCGCTTTAACTTCATTGAAAAAAGAGCACTGCCCGCATCGGCACTGTTATTTTTCATTACATTTACGTTCGGGGGCATCGCAACATTTCTCCCTGCCTACACATTTCAGCAGGGCTTCGCCCCCCACTACATTCAAATTTACTTTGTGCTGTATGCACTTGCCCTCGTCACGACACGTTTTTTTGCAGGACGCATATACGACCGGCGCGGACTGACGATTGTATTCATTCCGGGCATACTGTTAATCATTCTCGGTCTTACATTGCTTGCGATGCTCAAGAGCCCGGTATATTTATTTGCCGGCGCCATTTTATACGGACTCGGTTTCGGTACAGCCCAGCCCGCACTCCAGGCAACTGCGATAAATACGACACCGCTCAGAAAACGGGGCATGGCCAACGCTACATATTTTTCGGCATTTGACCTCGGTGTCGGCCTCGGGGCAATCACATTCGGTCTCGTCGCAGAGTATGCGGATTACAGTTCGATTTACTGGATCAGTGCGGCGAGCGGTGTCATGTCGCTGCTCCTGTTTTTCATACTGAAAAGTACGAAAAAAATTATATAA
- the pabB gene encoding aminodeoxychorismate synthase component I, which produces MRAHTKFKKNGTVENLYFTNPVEIITAGTPFDEALDRAEHYQKEGYYAVIGVTYEKDDYVIGIYDKTVSYAEFLGGRQPEMYRMSRPELSETKEEIENNIQAVRNYILDGHTYQVNYTTRLYGDFSGDSHQLFLKLSSQNNGDYAMYIDYDGRQIVSLSPELFFEMDPERRIKTKPMKGTAPRSEDPEKDQESYEFLRHSKKDQAENVMIVDLLRNDISKIAKPDTVEAVKLFTIEKYQTVYQMISTVEADVRDNVTLSGEFDALFPCGSITGAPKEMTMRLIEKLEKTPRGFYCGALGILYPDASCVFNVPIRTLTITGDRYIYSAGGGITYDSIPSAEFEEILHKTSFLEQGQYELIETMRLQDGKIQRLDYHAKRLNNSAAHFKFGKPDFIQALQSYIEKNSIDSGVFKLRATLSREGELNISHAALAENKQPVTAVLASAPLYGAPDFIAHKTTVRHQYGGKTNDSDVVLYYNDNLDITEFNIGSIVIKEGDAFYTPPLSAGILNGVMRQSLIDEQKITEQNITMKDLRYKYENGQIDLFMINSAREWVAITLAE; this is translated from the coding sequence ATGAGAGCACATACAAAGTTTAAAAAGAACGGTACAGTCGAAAATCTGTACTTTACGAATCCGGTCGAAATCATTACGGCCGGCACGCCGTTTGACGAAGCACTGGACAGGGCGGAACATTATCAGAAAGAAGGATACTACGCTGTCATCGGCGTTACTTATGAAAAAGATGATTACGTCATCGGCATATACGATAAAACAGTGTCGTACGCCGAATTTTTAGGCGGCAGACAGCCGGAAATGTATCGGATGAGCAGACCGGAACTCAGCGAAACAAAAGAAGAAATTGAGAATAATATACAGGCGGTCAGAAATTACATACTGGACGGCCATACATATCAGGTGAACTACACGACGCGTCTGTACGGTGATTTCAGCGGCGACAGCCACCAGCTGTTTTTAAAATTAAGCAGCCAGAACAACGGTGACTACGCGATGTATATCGATTATGACGGCAGGCAGATCGTGAGTCTGTCGCCGGAACTGTTTTTTGAAATGGATCCGGAACGACGAATCAAAACGAAGCCGATGAAAGGCACGGCGCCGAGATCGGAAGACCCGGAAAAAGATCAGGAGAGCTATGAATTTTTAAGGCACTCGAAAAAAGATCAGGCGGAAAACGTTATGATTGTGGACCTGTTAAGAAACGATATATCCAAAATAGCGAAGCCGGATACAGTAGAAGCGGTGAAACTGTTTACGATTGAGAAGTATCAGACAGTCTACCAGATGATTTCAACAGTTGAAGCGGACGTCAGAGATAACGTGACGCTAAGCGGTGAGTTTGATGCGCTGTTCCCGTGCGGATCGATTACGGGGGCTCCGAAAGAAATGACGATGCGGCTGATTGAAAAACTTGAGAAAACGCCGCGCGGATTTTACTGCGGTGCGCTCGGGATTTTATATCCCGATGCGTCATGCGTGTTCAACGTGCCGATCCGCACGCTGACAATTACGGGTGACCGTTATATTTACAGTGCGGGCGGGGGGATTACATACGATTCGATTCCGTCTGCCGAGTTCGAGGAAATACTGCACAAAACATCATTCCTGGAGCAGGGGCAGTACGAACTCATCGAGACGATGCGTTTACAGGACGGTAAAATCCAGCGTCTCGATTACCACGCGAAGAGATTAAACAACAGTGCAGCGCACTTTAAGTTCGGGAAACCGGATTTCATACAGGCGCTGCAGTCTTATATAGAAAAAAACAGCATTGACTCCGGTGTGTTTAAACTCCGCGCGACGCTGTCGCGTGAAGGTGAATTGAACATTTCGCACGCCGCACTCGCTGAGAACAAGCAGCCGGTGACAGCTGTCCTTGCGTCAGCGCCGCTCTACGGGGCACCGGATTTTATCGCGCATAAAACAACGGTCAGACATCAGTACGGCGGGAAAACAAATGATTCTGACGTCGTTTTATATTATAATGATAACTTAGATATTACAGAGTTTAATATCGGCAGCATCGTCATTAAGGAAGGGGACGCGTTTTACACGCCTCCGCTGTCCGCGGGCATCCTGAACGGTGTCATGCGCCAGTCCCTGATTGATGAGCAGAAAATCACTGAACAGAACATAACGATGAAGGATCTGCGTTATAAATACGAAAATGGTCAAATTGACTTATTCATGATAAACAGTGCGCGGGAATGGGTGGCAATCACACTCGCGGAATGA
- a CDS encoding anthranilate synthase component II produces the protein MNLLMIDNYDSFTYNLVHYIESNPYNAGIKVVTPDQLDDNLIEEFNIIGLIISPGPSHPKDRPEVIEFINRHYKTLPVLGICLGHQMLWHMFGGEVSRGERPIHGHPYDVHHDGEGLYKGLTSPLRGCRYHSLTCYGELEDFEIAGRTADGTNMAIRHKDYPVFGVQYHPEAILSEHGRAQLNNFIRIAVEESHESTYKV, from the coding sequence GTGAATTTATTAATGATAGACAATTACGATTCATTTACATATAATCTCGTTCATTACATCGAGAGCAATCCATATAATGCCGGTATTAAAGTTGTCACACCGGATCAGCTGGACGATAATTTAATAGAAGAATTTAATATTATCGGACTGATTATTTCTCCCGGGCCGTCACATCCAAAAGACCGCCCGGAAGTTATCGAATTTATAAACAGACATTATAAGACACTGCCGGTGCTCGGCATATGTCTAGGCCATCAGATGCTCTGGCATATGTTCGGCGGAGAAGTGTCGCGCGGTGAGCGTCCGATTCACGGCCATCCGTACGACGTGCACCATGACGGTGAAGGACTGTACAAAGGACTGACGTCACCGCTCCGGGGATGCCGCTACCATTCATTAACATGTTACGGCGAGCTTGAAGATTTCGAGATTGCCGGACGGACAGCAGACGGTACGAACATGGCAATCCGCCATAAGGATTACCCGGTATTCGGTGTCCAGTATCATCCGGAAGCCATTTTATCGGAACACGGCAGAGCGCAGCTCAATAACTTTATACGAATTGCAGTGGAGGAAAGTCATGAGAGCACATACAAAGTTTAA
- a CDS encoding GlsB/YeaQ/YmgE family stress response membrane protein produces the protein MGWLWTIIVGGILGWLAGVIVSKDVPFGIIGNILAGIIGASIGNALGLDIGPTLGGMSIIGTLLGAIILILVVSFIFGLLKGNKKA, from the coding sequence ATGGGTTGGTTATGGACTATTATCGTCGGCGGTATTTTAGGCTGGCTTGCAGGTGTAATCGTAAGTAAAGATGTCCCATTTGGTATTATCGGTAACATTTTAGCCGGAATCATCGGTGCATCAATCGGTAACGCACTTGGTTTAGACATCGGGCCGACATTAGGCGGCATGAGCATTATCGGTACACTGCTTGGTGCGATTATTTTAATCCTTGTAGTATCGTTCATCTTTGGACTGCTTAAAGGAAACAAAAAAGCTTAA
- a CDS encoding amidohydrolase family protein has protein sequence MKKFINATIYGDAESTEILVENNKFKAVGTNLGDADEVVDLEGRLVLPPYVDPHLHLDYIFSGLGEGNANVSGTLFEGIQRWSDNKKDLTEDKVRESALKGIKKEVSHGVQYIRTHVDVTDPNLTGMKALLKLREELKDIVTLQLVAFPQEGFFRYKGGPELVRKALEMGADVVGGIPHFEISYEHGVESLKQIVDLALEFDVMIDIHCDENDDPNSRFLEVLNALVMEKDYGAKTTASHTTSFGAVEASYANKMMGLFRESKINFISCPTENAHLQGRGDAYPKRRGLTRVKELLENGNNVAFAQDSIADYWYPLGNGNMMNILDNGIHLAHYTHIDEINKALDLITSNGANVLNIEDYGIKAGNSANFIVLDAHDAYEAVRERAEVLASVRNGEYLFKREVRKNEIEVDFLSK, from the coding sequence ATGAAGAAGTTTATCAACGCAACGATTTATGGTGATGCGGAGTCAACGGAAATTTTAGTTGAAAATAATAAATTTAAAGCTGTCGGCACAAACCTCGGCGATGCCGATGAGGTCGTCGATCTTGAAGGCAGACTGGTTCTGCCGCCTTACGTCGATCCCCACCTGCACCTCGATTATATTTTCTCCGGTCTCGGTGAAGGCAACGCGAACGTGTCGGGTACGCTGTTCGAAGGTATTCAGCGCTGGAGCGATAACAAGAAAGATTTAACAGAAGATAAAGTTCGCGAGTCCGCTTTAAAGGGCATTAAAAAAGAAGTGAGTCACGGCGTTCAGTACATTCGTACGCATGTAGACGTAACGGATCCAAACTTAACGGGAATGAAGGCACTGTTAAAGCTGCGTGAAGAGTTAAAAGATATTGTCACATTACAGCTTGTGGCTTTCCCGCAGGAAGGGTTTTTCCGTTATAAAGGCGGCCCTGAGCTCGTAAGAAAAGCACTTGAAATGGGGGCTGACGTTGTCGGCGGCATTCCCCACTTCGAAATTTCATATGAACACGGTGTCGAGTCGTTAAAACAAATTGTAGATCTGGCTTTGGAGTTCGACGTTATGATCGACATTCACTGTGATGAAAACGACGATCCGAACAGCCGCTTCCTGGAAGTACTGAACGCACTCGTTATGGAGAAAGACTACGGTGCGAAAACGACTGCCAGCCACACGACGAGCTTCGGTGCGGTTGAAGCGAGTTATGCAAACAAAATGATGGGGCTGTTCAGAGAATCGAAAATCAACTTTATTTCATGCCCGACAGAGAATGCGCACCTGCAGGGGCGCGGAGATGCGTATCCGAAACGCCGCGGTCTGACTCGCGTAAAGGAACTGCTTGAAAACGGGAACAACGTTGCATTCGCACAGGATTCCATCGCGGATTACTGGTACCCGCTCGGCAACGGCAATATGATGAATATTCTCGACAATGGGATTCATCTGGCGCACTACACACACATCGATGAAATCAACAAAGCACTTGATTTGATTACGTCAAACGGTGCGAACGTATTGAACATCGAAGATTACGGCATTAAAGCAGGCAACTCTGCAAACTTTATCGTCCTGGATGCACACGATGCATACGAGGCAGTTCGTGAGCGCGCCGAAGTGCTCGCATCAGTGAGAAACGGCGAGTACTTATTCAAACGCGAAGTCCGTAAAAATGAAATCGAAGTCGATTTTTTAAGTAAATAA